The following proteins come from a genomic window of Dreissena polymorpha isolate Duluth1 chromosome 1, UMN_Dpol_1.0, whole genome shotgun sequence:
- the LOC127864626 gene encoding uncharacterized protein LOC127864626 → MFYTIERTLPSMWKEHNLMILVILCMQTLRKWLRDGVLPHFIIPDVNLFDGKITRRQQIRLLQYVDSMIKNNLQDIFLIDIDNFGQLLCAGSLYDIGHGREVGRSLNKGIYLLLEFNRVKQLLNRLTAYSGEHLLVKTEHNIIRSLLTLFGLCKNPSLKPVALEITEHLYAIRTSLRTSTSIRSGRLCFGDILACFQYSLRTDVASTRLKMASALYCGGHLRSAAVVLEDVERRYHINVKAVCAVRCQPSDSDLQMFAKTMLDHCDRSLSEPPFAFCVKFLRQEMSCAPFILWFEMIRNMTEEEVAQRNYTEKQWMDYAEVDARSFLHYLQYLTYGGLGERKRQLQALDELGLYVCETGHQNNQYNMYHHETAINLLGHCYEMERHYKGALHYYETSLRRCKINNAANWHLRRVLSLICG, encoded by the coding sequence atgtttTACACAATAGAAAGAACACTCCCTTCAATGTGGAAGGAACATAACCTTATGATTCTGGTGATTCTTTGTATGCAGACATTGCGTAAATGGCTGCGTGATGGAGTTTTACCACATTTTATCATTCCAGATGTAAATTTGTTTGACGGTAAGATAACTAGAAGGCAGCAGATAAGGCTTTTGCAATATGTGGATTCCATGATTAAAAACAACTTGCAGGATATATTTCTTATTGACATAGATAACTTTGGTCAGCTTCTATGTGCAGGTAGTCTTTATGACATCGGACATGGTCGAGAAGTTGGTCGTTCTTTAAACAAAGGTATATATTTACTGTTGGAGTTTAATCGTGTTAAACAGTTGCTTAACCGACTCACCGCATATAGTGGAGAGCATTTATTGGTAAAAACTGAACACAATATTATACGTTCTCTACTTACTTTATTTGGCCTCTGCAAGAATCCCAGTTTAAAACCTGTTGCGCTGGAAATAACAGAACACCTTTACGCAATACGAACTTCACTTAGAACTTCAACGTCCATAAGGTCAGGACGTTTATGTTTCGGCGATATTTTAGCATGTTTTCAATACTCTTTACGCACAGATGTAGCCTCAACACGCCTTAAAATGGCGTCTGCTTTATACTGCGGAGGGCATCTGCGTTCAGCAGCTGTTGTGTTGGAGGACGTGGAGAGGAGGTACCACATTAATGTCAAGGCTGTCTGTGCAGTGAGATGTCAACCAAGTGACAGCGATCTCCAGATGTTTGCTAAAACGATGCTAGATCATTGTGACAGAAGCTTAAGTGAACCACCTTTCGCATTTTGTGTCAAGTTTCTTAGACAAGAAATGAGCTGCGCCCCGTTTATATTGTGGTTTGAAATGATTCGTAACATGACTGAAGAGGAAGTTGCACAGAGAAATTACACCGAGAAACAATGGATGGACTATGCCGAGGTTGATGCTCGTTCTTTCCTACACTATCTACAGTATCTCACGTATGGGGGACTCGGTGAACGTAAAAGACAGTTACAAGCATTGGACGAGCTTGGGTTGTACGTATGTGAAACAGGGCACCAAAACAACCAATACAACATGTATCATCACGAGACAGCAATCAACTTGCTTGGTCATTGCTATGAAATGGAAAGACACTATAAAGGGGCTTTGCATTACTACGAGACATCGCTACGTAGGTGCAAAATAAATAATGCTGCTAATTGGCACCTCAGGCGTGTTTTGAGTCTTATATGCGGATAA